A segment of the Helicobacter sp. 'house sparrow 1' genome:
TTATAAGAGCGCAGAGTGTTATTATATGCTTGGAGATATTGCCTATCGTAAAAAGAATTATAAAAGCGCAGTGGATCTTTACAAAAAAAGTGCCACAATTGATGAGAAGGCTTCTTATATGCCTATTTTATTGTGGAGGACAGCATGGTCTTTTAAATATTTAAAGGATGATAAAAATCATCAAGGCTTCCTTGATTTGCTTGCAAGGATGTATCCAGAGAGTGAGCAAGGAAAAAAAGCAATAGAAATAAAAAACAAAACCAATAAAAAGGAAGAAAGTGAACAGAATAAAGCATAATAAAATGGTATCTATTCAATATAGTGTGAAGGATAAGCAAACAGGTGATGTGATTGACACAAATCTAGAGAGTCAGCCTTTAAAGTTTTTAGTAGGTGGCGGACAGATTATCCCAGGTTTAGAGAATGCGCTACTTGATAAAAATAAAGGAGAAACTTTAGAAATTGAAGTAGCTCCAGAGGATGCTTATGGAATTTATCAGGTTGATTTTTTGCAAGAAGTACCAAGGGAACAGTTTGAAGGAATTGATCTTGTGAATGGAATGACGCTATTTGGTCAAGGTGATAATGGAGAGAGTGTTCAGGTGACTGTAAAAGATTTTAATGATAAGGTTGTAATGATTGATTATAATCATCCACTTGCAGGAAAGACATTGGTTTTTGATGTAACGATTTTAGATGTTTATGATCCTACAGAACAAGAATTACTTGGTGCATCAAATTCGCATGGGGGATGTGGTTGTGGAAGTGGCTGTGGTTGTCACTAGGGTTGATTTAATTAAAACTATTTTAAGCTGATTTTATTTTAAAAATGTTTTCCAAAATTAATACCATTTTAAGTGTTAATTTTGGTTAAGATATTTCTTAAAGATATTAGCATCTTAAAGCTTTTTTTGCTTGTGATGACAAGTTCTTATTTGTGTGGTTTTGATGTTAAGTTGATCTTAATCTATTTAATAATTTTATTCCAGTTTTCTCATTTTCAGCAGTCTATATAAGCTTAATTACAGATAATTTCAGTGGCTGTTGCAAGCTTCGATTTTATAATCTTATTATGGTTTTATGACTAATTATTTTTTTTAGTTTAAGAGTGGAAAATATTTTAGATATTCTAGTTTTTTGATTAATTCTATTTTTACATTAAAGATTTTGAATTTTATTAAATTTGCTAGAATAATAAAAAAATCTTAAGGTTAAAGTGAAGATATGCAAAGAGAAGAGACTCAAAAGTTAATTCACTGCTTTGAATATTTAAAAAAACACTGTTTGGATATTTTTGATGCACTAAATGTGATGCTTGAGGTACTATTACTTTGGCGCAAAGATTCTAGTATTTTTAGTCTTAATCCAAAAGTTTTTAAGCGTGTGGCAGAAGATTTTTTTATCTATCATCATATCAACCAGCCTCTTTTGATTAATGATAATATCAAATCTAGTCGTATAAAAAAAATATTGATGGGCACAACTTTAACTTTAGATGTCATAGAAAAGTTTTTTTATGTTATTACCCAGCAAAAAACACTAAATAAGCTTTATTATTACTCTACCCCCCTACAGATTAACCGACTTTTAGTAGGACTGCTTGATGTCCAAGAAAATGAGGAAGTCTATAATCCTTGTTATGGTGTTGGTAGTATTTTTTTAAGTCTTGCAAAACTGCAACCAAAAGCCAGAATTTTTGGAGAAGAGCTTGATTTTAAACTTGCGCATATTGCAATCTTGATTACAAAGATTTGTGACATGGATTCTAAAAATTTATTTATAAATGATTTG
Coding sequences within it:
- a CDS encoding FKBP-type peptidyl-prolyl cis-trans isomerase; translated protein: MNRIKHNKMVSIQYSVKDKQTGDVIDTNLESQPLKFLVGGGQIIPGLENALLDKNKGETLEIEVAPEDAYGIYQVDFLQEVPREQFEGIDLVNGMTLFGQGDNGESVQVTVKDFNDKVVMIDYNHPLAGKTLVFDVTILDVYDPTEQELLGASNSHGGCGCGSGCGCH